In Flavobacterium sp. N1736, the following are encoded in one genomic region:
- a CDS encoding fibronectin type III domain-containing protein, whose product MKSLFKRALFFLLLVIWSFDGNAQLFPVQLTPVFNSPYSLKLADYALSMDTKMQLMINPTDVMISQRQVRLKLYIQGNGLNIQSSDYMAGQRPIFINGGELQTLTNTDIAALFRLENLQGITASQYANGLPEGMYSFCFEMFDFITNQKISQKSCAGLYLILNDPPLLNTPQKNEQIAASEFPNIMFTWTPRQMNATNISYKFELKQLMDSSVDPQFAFQMSPILYEEILFGTALLYNLSMPILTPGMRYAWRVRAISTTGLSENAVFKNNGYSEIYSFKYTQKCDSPTFALSEIVSSTSVKINWQGLPDHTKYQVQYRKKAIVETNKRGKEKEKTFEWFSTFSKNNQVLLTNLEPETTYEFRVGSTCSLESDGIQSFNYSNTNTFTIPKREKTIASYNCGIKPTLNIGNKTPITNLIESETFTAGDFPVTILELQGKGSYSGKGYIIVPYLADTKIAVEFNNIIINTDYQLISGVVETSYNADWKNVTDLEDFTGEGQGGQIEEKVLFDIKDIVINANDDIVVNGKNGEQVTIQGGKNTVIIDSSGKVYTVDSKGNGSNEGTAPAPGGKPTPENTDGVDKSGQATAFTAKGATIVFSVNRNKYAFDVMPNNASATIQKAYKKVGDTALSYKAVLNGDTDTVEATVTITDTIIKPEKIVFKTQNGANVPSTRNDKTFVLTVKGNQTYAEEQILAVIQQGDKWKVIGAFMLVHISEKEVNLVLVPLNKENQIPPNAENDISAIYKKAGIKLNITRSEKINYADADGMIEVGDTDFFETYTNEEQTINNLIKNSSNYKTDSYYLIYSDLPASKPAIEGSMALKGQFGYVFSSKNKVVSHELGHGIFGLEHPFKNKSEEDKTDFLMDYGNGLNLWHNDWKQINDPKFRLYLFQGDSEGDFNSLLYEISHYEKINYEYEDLTPDSYFNLGKVDIAGGGDRIVIKDKTGRVTDLFTSPNYTAEMWKKIKQRFWVYSQSKTTESYKWTSGYEKYSLGQGGKSNYFYGNTGTLTMINTGKYLSLDFDNFKLNMMGSIYIGPFNPIANSGFEHMGEDPVDDYSREPQDLADAAAMAHDHGYDEVEAAGAHGAFIATVTIEADIQLVRGARKIEDMYLKKVIDPYTKNPISNETYIRAKKINTLFTLIVRSKVLEINKKITPEKQKQLDKLENFSNLTINDIINPVNGRGIKYIWTN is encoded by the coding sequence ATGAAAAGCCTTTTTAAACGCGCACTCTTTTTTCTTTTACTGGTTATTTGGAGTTTTGATGGAAATGCTCAATTATTTCCTGTTCAGTTAACGCCTGTATTTAATAGTCCATATAGTTTAAAATTAGCAGATTATGCACTGAGTATGGATACTAAAATGCAATTAATGATTAATCCAACCGATGTTATGATTTCGCAGCGACAAGTACGCTTAAAACTATACATTCAAGGTAACGGACTCAATATTCAAAGCAGCGATTACATGGCAGGACAGCGTCCTATTTTTATCAATGGAGGAGAATTGCAAACGCTTACCAATACTGATATTGCAGCTTTATTCAGACTCGAAAACCTACAGGGAATTACAGCATCGCAATATGCAAATGGATTACCGGAAGGCATGTACAGTTTTTGTTTTGAGATGTTTGATTTTATCACCAATCAAAAAATATCGCAAAAAAGCTGTGCGGGTTTATATCTGATTTTAAATGATCCGCCTTTACTGAATACGCCTCAGAAAAACGAGCAAATAGCAGCAAGCGAATTCCCGAATATTATGTTTACCTGGACGCCGCGCCAAATGAACGCAACCAATATTTCGTATAAGTTCGAATTAAAACAGCTTATGGATTCAAGCGTAGATCCTCAATTTGCATTTCAGATGTCTCCCATTTTATATGAGGAAATTTTATTTGGAACAGCGCTTTTGTATAATTTAAGCATGCCAATTCTAACTCCCGGTATGCGTTATGCATGGCGTGTAAGAGCGATTTCGACAACGGGACTTTCAGAAAATGCAGTTTTTAAAAACAACGGTTATAGTGAGATTTACTCCTTTAAATACACTCAAAAGTGTGATTCTCCAACATTTGCTCTTTCGGAAATTGTATCATCAACAAGCGTGAAAATAAATTGGCAGGGATTGCCTGATCATACCAAATATCAGGTTCAGTACCGAAAAAAAGCAATTGTAGAAACCAATAAAAGAGGCAAAGAAAAAGAAAAAACCTTTGAATGGTTCTCAACTTTCAGCAAAAACAATCAGGTTTTGTTGACCAATTTAGAACCCGAAACAACTTATGAATTTAGAGTAGGTTCTACCTGTAGTTTAGAAAGTGACGGAATCCAGAGTTTTAATTACTCAAACACAAACACGTTTACAATACCTAAAAGAGAAAAGACTATTGCCAGTTATAATTGCGGTATAAAACCAACGCTAAATATTGGTAATAAAACCCCAATTACAAATTTAATTGAAAGTGAAACTTTTACCGCAGGAGATTTTCCGGTGACTATTTTAGAGTTGCAAGGCAAAGGCTCATATTCTGGAAAAGGATACATTATTGTGCCTTATTTGGCAGATACTAAAATAGCCGTTGAATTCAACAATATCATAATCAATACAGATTATCAATTGATTAGCGGTGTAGTTGAAACAAGCTACAATGCAGATTGGAAAAATGTTACCGATTTGGAAGATTTTACAGGCGAAGGACAAGGCGGACAAATCGAAGAAAAGGTTCTGTTTGACATAAAGGATATTGTTATCAATGCCAATGACGATATTGTTGTAAATGGTAAAAATGGCGAACAGGTAACAATTCAAGGAGGAAAAAATACTGTAATCATCGATAGCAGTGGAAAAGTATATACAGTAGATAGCAAAGGAAACGGTAGCAATGAAGGAACTGCGCCTGCTCCGGGAGGAAAACCAACACCCGAAAATACCGATGGCGTTGATAAAAGTGGTCAGGCGACGGCTTTTACAGCCAAAGGAGCTACAATTGTTTTTTCGGTAAATAGAAACAAGTATGCTTTTGATGTAATGCCAAATAATGCATCGGCTACTATCCAAAAAGCATACAAAAAAGTGGGCGATACTGCATTGTCATATAAAGCAGTTTTAAACGGAGATACAGATACAGTTGAAGCAACAGTAACCATTACCGATACGATTATAAAACCGGAAAAAATTGTTTTTAAAACCCAAAATGGAGCAAATGTACCATCTACCCGAAACGATAAAACATTCGTACTTACTGTAAAAGGAAACCAGACTTATGCCGAAGAACAAATATTGGCAGTTATTCAGCAAGGCGACAAATGGAAAGTAATTGGCGCTTTTATGCTGGTTCATATTTCGGAAAAAGAAGTGAATTTGGTATTAGTTCCTTTAAATAAAGAAAATCAAATTCCGCCAAATGCAGAAAATGATATTAGTGCGATTTATAAAAAAGCAGGCATAAAACTGAATATTACGAGATCTGAAAAAATTAATTATGCAGATGCAGACGGAATGATAGAAGTTGGTGACACTGATTTTTTTGAAACTTACACAAATGAAGAACAAACGATCAATAATCTAATTAAGAATTCAAGTAATTATAAAACAGATTCTTATTATTTAATTTATAGTGATTTACCAGCTAGTAAACCTGCAATAGAAGGATCTATGGCTTTAAAAGGACAATTTGGATATGTTTTTTCCAGTAAAAATAAAGTGGTAAGTCATGAATTAGGACATGGTATTTTTGGTTTGGAACATCCTTTTAAAAACAAATCAGAAGAAGACAAAACAGATTTTTTAATGGATTACGGAAACGGTTTAAATCTTTGGCATAACGACTGGAAACAAATTAATGACCCGAAATTTAGATTGTATTTGTTTCAGGGAGACAGTGAGGGAGATTTTAATTCGCTTCTTTATGAAATATCTCATTATGAAAAAATTAATTATGAATATGAGGATCTAACGCCGGATTCTTATTTTAATTTAGGAAAAGTAGACATCGCAGGTGGAGGAGACAGAATCGTTATAAAAGATAAAACAGGTCGAGTTACGGATTTATTTACGTCGCCTAACTATACTGCCGAAATGTGGAAAAAGATAAAACAAAGATTTTGGGTTTACAGCCAAAGCAAAACCACAGAAAGCTACAAATGGACTAGCGGTTATGAAAAATATTCTCTGGGACAAGGTGGAAAAAGCAATTATTTTTATGGAAACACAGGAACTCTAACTATGATTAATACAGGTAAATATTTGTCTCTGGATTTTGATAATTTCAAATTAAATATGATGGGAAGTATATATATTGGACCTTTTAATCCTATCGCAAATTCAGGGTTTGAACATATGGGTGAAGATCCTGTTGATGATTATAGTAGAGAGCCACAGGATTTGGCAGATGCAGCGGCAATGGCCCATGATCATGGATATGACGAAGTTGAAGCTGCGGGTGCACATGGAGCATTTATTGCTACAGTAACAATTGAAGCCGATATTCAATTAGTGCGGGGAGCGAGGAAAATAGAAGATATGTATTTAAAAAAAGTAATTGATCCTTACACTAAAAATCCAATTTCAAATGAAACTTATATACGAGCCAAAAAAATAAATACATTATTTACGTTAATTGTAAGAAGCAAAGTTTTAGAAATAAATAAAAAAATCACTCCAGAAAAACAAAAACAATTAGACAAGTTGGAAAATTTCTCTAATCTCACTATTAATGATATTATAAATCCAGTGAATGGAAGAGGTATAAAATATATATGGACAAATTGA
- a CDS encoding FAD-binding and (Fe-S)-binding domain-containing protein: protein MSIIKELEQLSASLEGTLLYDDLHKTLYSTDASVYRIKPKAVAVPKTIEDISKLIRFAAQHHVSITPRTAGTSLAGQTVGDGIVVDVSKNFTKILNFDSIKKTVTVQPGVIRDELNLFLKPHGVFFGPNTSTSNRCMIGGMVGNNSSGTTSIRYGVTRDKIVEIKGILSDGSQVVFRELTSDEFIEKTNGDTLENKIYKSIYDELSVKATQDEIIKEFPKPEIHRRNTGYAVDILLKSDLFGGTEPTINLGKLLCGSEGTLVFTTEITLKVDDLPPANNIMVVAHYHSIQESLESVVVAMKHHLYTCEMIDDTILDCTKTNREHVKNRFFLQGEPKAIMMFEVASHDAEDVENQANALIADLEKNNFGYALVKIYGADIEKVNELRKAGLGLLGSIVGDDKAADSIEDTAVELSDLPAYIAEFSAMMLRHGQGAIYYAHAGAGELHLRPVLNLKKTSDLKLFRTIATDVAILVKKYRGSLSGEHGDGIVRGEFIPFMIGETNYELLKRIKLAFDPNSVLNIGKIVNALKMDENHRVVSGRTEPDIKTFQDFSDSLGILRAAEKCNGSGDCRKLPSAGGAMCPSYRATKNEKETTRARANALREYLTYSEKENKFDQKELYEVFELCVSCKACASECPSNVDVATLKAEFLYQYQKANGFSTRNKIFAHNAKLNKMGSLFPSITNFISNQSLVKKSMGIAPERQVPLLAKRTFKKWHENHKPQENNFPNGKVYLFNDEFTNYYDVNIGIDAFELLTKLGYEVLVVDHEESGRTYLSKGFLEEAKKIANINVNIFKDLISAKAPLIGIEPSAILTFRDEYLRLADDKEAAEKVSQSAFTIEEFFKKEIIDGKIKPDSFSEEKKEIKIHGHCHQKSLSSIEATFAMLNLPTNNVVTIYNSGCCGMAGSFGYEKEHYQVSMQMGEDTLFPKVRATAQNVKIAAAGTSCRHQIFDGTNREAQHPVSILKSCLR, encoded by the coding sequence ATGTCAATAATTAAGGAGTTAGAACAATTATCAGCATCATTAGAAGGAACACTTTTATACGATGATCTTCATAAAACGCTTTATTCGACCGATGCTTCGGTATATCGTATTAAACCAAAGGCGGTTGCAGTGCCTAAAACGATAGAAGATATTAGTAAACTGATCAGGTTTGCGGCGCAGCATCATGTTTCGATTACACCAAGAACGGCCGGAACTTCGCTTGCAGGACAAACTGTTGGCGATGGAATTGTGGTCGATGTGTCGAAAAATTTCACCAAAATCCTGAATTTTGACTCCATTAAAAAAACAGTTACGGTTCAGCCCGGTGTAATTCGGGACGAACTGAATTTATTCCTAAAACCTCACGGCGTATTTTTTGGTCCGAATACTTCGACTTCAAACCGTTGTATGATTGGCGGAATGGTGGGAAATAATTCTTCGGGAACAACTTCGATTCGTTATGGTGTAACGCGCGATAAAATTGTCGAAATCAAAGGAATTTTGAGCGATGGTTCACAAGTAGTTTTTAGAGAACTGACTTCGGATGAATTTATCGAAAAAACCAACGGTGATACTTTAGAAAATAAAATATACAAAAGTATTTACGACGAACTTTCGGTAAAAGCAACGCAGGATGAAATTATAAAAGAATTTCCGAAACCGGAAATTCACAGAAGAAATACAGGTTATGCCGTTGATATTTTATTAAAATCGGATTTGTTTGGCGGAACTGAACCAACAATCAATCTGGGTAAATTACTTTGCGGAAGCGAAGGAACTTTAGTTTTTACAACCGAAATCACTTTGAAAGTTGACGACTTACCGCCAGCAAATAATATTATGGTTGTGGCGCATTATCACAGCATTCAGGAATCGCTGGAATCTGTTGTGGTGGCAATGAAACATCATTTGTACACTTGCGAAATGATCGACGATACAATTTTAGATTGTACCAAAACCAATCGCGAACATGTAAAAAACAGGTTCTTTTTGCAAGGTGAACCCAAAGCGATTATGATGTTTGAAGTGGCCTCGCACGACGCAGAAGATGTCGAAAATCAGGCAAATGCTTTAATTGCCGATTTAGAAAAAAACAATTTTGGTTATGCACTTGTAAAAATTTATGGAGCAGATATTGAAAAAGTAAACGAACTTAGAAAAGCCGGTCTCGGACTTTTAGGAAGTATCGTTGGAGACGACAAAGCCGCAGATTCTATAGAAGATACAGCAGTTGAATTGAGTGATTTACCGGCATATATTGCAGAATTTTCGGCAATGATGTTGCGTCACGGACAAGGCGCGATTTATTACGCGCATGCCGGTGCGGGAGAACTTCATTTGCGTCCGGTTTTGAATTTGAAGAAAACATCTGACTTAAAACTTTTTAGAACCATTGCAACCGATGTGGCAATTTTGGTGAAGAAATACAGAGGTTCATTAAGTGGTGAACACGGCGACGGAATCGTGCGCGGAGAGTTTATTCCGTTTATGATTGGCGAAACGAATTATGAATTGCTGAAACGAATTAAATTGGCATTTGATCCAAATTCGGTTTTGAATATTGGGAAGATTGTAAATGCCTTGAAAATGGATGAAAACCATCGTGTGGTTTCGGGCAGAACAGAACCGGACATTAAAACGTTTCAAGATTTCTCAGACAGTTTAGGAATTTTGCGTGCTGCCGAAAAATGTAATGGATCGGGAGATTGTAGAAAATTGCCATCGGCGGGAGGTGCAATGTGTCCGAGTTATCGTGCAACTAAAAATGAAAAAGAAACAACGCGTGCGAGAGCCAATGCGTTACGTGAATATTTGACATATTCTGAGAAAGAAAACAAATTTGATCAGAAAGAACTTTACGAAGTTTTTGAGTTGTGTGTGAGCTGTAAAGCCTGCGCCAGCGAATGTCCTAGTAATGTAGACGTTGCAACCTTAAAAGCAGAATTTTTATACCAATATCAAAAAGCAAACGGATTCTCAACCCGAAATAAGATTTTTGCGCACAATGCAAAACTCAATAAAATGGGAAGTTTGTTTCCGTCCATAACCAACTTTATTTCGAATCAATCGCTCGTTAAAAAAAGCATGGGAATTGCGCCTGAAAGACAAGTTCCTCTTTTGGCGAAAAGAACTTTCAAAAAATGGCATGAAAATCATAAACCGCAAGAAAACAATTTCCCAAACGGAAAAGTGTATTTGTTTAATGATGAATTCACAAATTATTACGACGTAAATATTGGAATAGATGCTTTCGAATTATTAACCAAATTAGGTTACGAAGTTCTGGTTGTAGATCATGAAGAAAGCGGAAGGACGTATTTATCAAAAGGATTTCTGGAAGAAGCGAAGAAAATTGCGAACATTAACGTGAATATATTCAAGGATTTAATTTCCGCAAAAGCACCATTAATCGGGATTGAACCTTCGGCAATTCTAACTTTTAGAGATGAATATTTACGCCTTGCAGATGATAAAGAAGCAGCTGAAAAAGTATCACAAAGTGCTTTTACAATAGAGGAATTCTTTAAAAAAGAAATTATCGACGGTAAAATTAAACCGGATTCATTCTCAGAAGAAAAGAAAGAAATCAAAATTCACGGACATTGCCATCAGAAATCATTAAGTTCTATTGAGGCGACTTTCGCGATGCTGAATTTACCAACAAATAATGTTGTTACGATTTATAATTCGGGTTGTTGCGGAATGGCGGGATCATTTGGTTACGAAAAAGAACATTATCAGGTTAGTATGCAAATGGGAGAAGATACCTTATTCCCAAAAGTGCGTGCCACCGCCCAAAACGTAAAAATTGCCGCTGCAGGAACGAGCTGTCGTCATCAAATTTTTGACGGAACAAATAGAGAAGCGCAACATCCGGTAAGTATTTTGAAGAGCTGCTTACGTTGA
- a CDS encoding amino acid permease, with the protein MALSGLFRKKTVQDILKQVAKNEADGHNALGKHLTTRDLTAFGIAAIVGAGIFSTIGKASADGGPAVIFLFLFTALACSFAAFAYAEFASMVPVSGSAYTYSYVAFGEIIAWIIGWALIMEYAVGNITVAISWSDYFTGLLQSGGIHLPQWIQMDYLTASNGFKDATALMHGGKSYENLSSGLQAAYTAWTTAPTIGSFHFVADLPALFIIILITALVYRGMKESRNASNVMVVVKLCIVLLVIAVGVFYVDTANWDPFAPNGVSGVLKGVSAVFFAYIGFDAISTTAEECKNPQRDLPRGMMWAIIICTLLYIAIALVLTGMVRYNELNVGDPLAFVFDKLNLKWMSGIIAVSAVIAMASVLLVFQMGQPRIWMSMSRDGLLPKKFSTVHPKFKTPSFATIVTGFVVAIPALFLNLTMVTDLCSIGTLFAFVLVCAGVLVLQNKPEIPRGKFKTPYVNSKFIMPVLIIAGLYYAFAFNNKATMAFINNESQTYDATTIITSLNKDESAKVFNYLESIDVHNKTAETSDLEHLLAQYQDDDVKYAAVVKGLPISDSLKYESGFSLFKHKIPMWIFLLVLVGLAVWSFRQNLSLIPLLGLICCLYMMAELSVWNWIYFTIWLLIGLFIYFTYSRKNSKLNFPQQA; encoded by the coding sequence ATGGCATTATCAGGTTTATTCCGAAAAAAAACGGTACAAGATATTCTAAAGCAAGTTGCAAAAAACGAAGCAGATGGTCATAATGCATTAGGAAAGCATTTGACAACTAGAGATTTAACTGCATTTGGAATTGCTGCAATCGTTGGCGCAGGAATTTTTAGTACTATCGGAAAAGCCAGTGCAGATGGAGGTCCTGCCGTTATTTTCTTGTTTTTATTTACAGCACTTGCCTGTAGTTTTGCCGCTTTTGCTTATGCAGAATTTGCCTCGATGGTTCCGGTTTCAGGAAGCGCTTATACGTATTCGTATGTTGCTTTTGGAGAAATTATCGCCTGGATTATCGGTTGGGCTTTAATTATGGAATATGCTGTAGGGAATATTACGGTCGCGATTTCGTGGAGTGATTATTTTACGGGACTGCTCCAGAGTGGCGGGATTCATTTGCCACAATGGATTCAGATGGATTACCTGACCGCTTCAAACGGATTTAAAGATGCTACGGCTTTAATGCATGGCGGAAAATCATACGAAAATTTAAGTTCGGGATTGCAAGCCGCATATACAGCCTGGACAACAGCGCCAACAATTGGATCTTTCCATTTTGTGGCCGATTTGCCTGCTTTATTCATTATTATTTTAATTACTGCATTGGTTTACAGAGGAATGAAAGAATCTCGTAATGCGAGTAATGTCATGGTTGTCGTAAAACTTTGTATTGTACTTTTAGTAATAGCTGTAGGTGTTTTTTATGTAGATACAGCCAATTGGGATCCGTTTGCGCCAAATGGAGTTAGCGGAGTTTTAAAAGGAGTATCAGCAGTTTTCTTTGCTTACATAGGTTTTGATGCCATTTCTACAACAGCAGAAGAATGTAAAAATCCACAGCGCGATTTACCACGCGGCATGATGTGGGCGATTATTATTTGTACACTTTTATACATTGCCATTGCCTTGGTTTTAACCGGAATGGTGCGTTATAACGAATTAAATGTTGGAGATCCTCTGGCGTTTGTATTCGATAAATTAAACTTAAAATGGATGTCGGGAATTATTGCCGTAAGTGCAGTAATTGCTATGGCGAGCGTTTTGTTGGTTTTTCAAATGGGACAGCCGCGTATCTGGATGAGTATGAGCCGTGATGGTTTATTGCCAAAGAAATTTTCTACCGTACATCCAAAATTTAAAACACCATCATTTGCTACAATTGTAACCGGTTTTGTGGTTGCGATTCCAGCCTTGTTTTTAAATTTAACAATGGTAACAGATTTATGCAGTATCGGAACTTTATTTGCCTTTGTATTGGTTTGCGCCGGAGTTTTAGTGTTGCAAAATAAGCCGGAAATTCCAAGAGGAAAATTCAAAACACCTTATGTAAATTCAAAATTCATAATGCCTGTTTTAATCATCGCAGGGTTGTATTATGCTTTTGCTTTCAACAATAAAGCGACAATGGCTTTTATCAATAACGAATCGCAAACTTATGATGCAACGACTATTATTACATCTTTAAATAAAGACGAATCAGCAAAAGTTTTTAATTATTTAGAAAGTATCGACGTTCATAATAAAACTGCCGAAACATCAGACTTAGAGCATTTATTAGCTCAATATCAGGATGACGATGTAAAATATGCTGCTGTTGTAAAAGGATTACCAATTAGCGATTCATTAAAATATGAATCAGGATTTAGCTTATTCAAACACAAAATTCCAATGTGGATTTTCCTTTTAGTTTTAGTTGGATTAGCCGTTTGGTCATTCAGACAAAATTTATCTTTAATTCCACTTTTAGGATTAATCTGCTGTCTTTACATGATGGCGGAATTAAGCGTCTGGAACTGGATTTACTTCACAATATGGTTACTAATCGGATTGTTTATTTACTTTACCTATAGTAGAAAAAACAGTAAGCTGAACTTTCCTCAACAAGCGTAG
- a CDS encoding aminotransferase class I/II-fold pyridoxal phosphate-dependent enzyme produces MKDFNPADKIQDLQYFGEFGGVNPSISDSSTYTFLSAKTMFDTFEGNMEGCYLYSRHSSPSNLYLDQALAAMEGTETANVSASGMGAITPTLLQLCGAGDHIVSSRTIYGGTYAFLKNFTPRFGIETSFVDITKLDVVEAAITPKTKVLYCETVSNPLLEVADIAGLAKIAKKHNLKLVVDNTFSPLSVSPAKLGADIVIHSLTKYINGSSDTVGGVTCASKEFINSLKNVNSGASMLLGPTMDSLRSASVMKNLRTLHIRIKQHSHNAHFLADQFEADGLKTVYPGLKSHPSHELYKTMINPEYGFGGMMTIDVGTLAKANELMELMQARNLGYLAVSLGFYKTLFSAPGTSTSSEIPLEEQHEMGLTDGLIRFSIGLDNDIQRTYEMMKACMVELGVL; encoded by the coding sequence ATGAAAGACTTTAACCCGGCAGACAAAATTCAGGATTTACAATACTTTGGGGAATTTGGAGGTGTGAATCCGTCAATTTCTGATTCTTCGACTTATACTTTTTTATCGGCTAAAACGATGTTCGATACTTTTGAGGGAAATATGGAAGGTTGTTATTTGTATTCGCGCCATTCGTCGCCTAGTAATTTGTATCTGGATCAGGCTTTGGCAGCGATGGAAGGAACGGAAACTGCGAATGTTTCGGCTTCGGGAATGGGAGCGATTACGCCTACTCTATTGCAGCTTTGCGGCGCGGGCGATCATATCGTTTCAAGCCGAACTATTTATGGTGGAACATATGCTTTTTTGAAAAATTTTACTCCGAGATTTGGGATTGAAACGAGCTTTGTAGATATCACAAAACTGGATGTTGTGGAAGCGGCAATTACACCAAAAACCAAAGTTTTGTATTGCGAAACGGTTAGTAATCCGTTATTGGAAGTGGCTGATATTGCCGGTTTGGCTAAAATTGCTAAAAAGCATAATTTGAAATTGGTTGTTGATAATACGTTTTCGCCTTTATCTGTTTCTCCGGCAAAGTTAGGCGCAGATATCGTCATTCATAGTTTGACAAAATATATTAATGGAAGCAGCGATACGGTTGGCGGTGTGACTTGTGCTTCGAAAGAATTTATTAATTCGCTGAAAAATGTAAACTCGGGAGCGAGCATGCTTTTGGGACCAACGATGGATAGTTTGCGCTCTGCTTCGGTAATGAAAAATTTACGAACGCTTCATATCCGAATTAAACAACATAGTCATAATGCGCATTTTCTGGCTGATCAATTTGAAGCTGATGGCTTAAAAACGGTATATCCAGGATTGAAAAGTCACCCGAGTCATGAACTATACAAAACGATGATTAATCCTGAATATGGTTTTGGCGGAATGATGACAATTGATGTTGGAACTTTGGCAAAAGCCAATGAATTAATGGAATTGATGCAAGCCAGAAACTTAGGATATTTGGCAGTAAGTTTAGGATTTTACAAAACATTATTCAGCGCGCCCGGAACTTCGACTTCAAGTGAAATTCCGTTAGAAGAACAACACGAAATGGGATTAACGGATGGTTTGATTCGTTTTTCGATTGGGCTGGATAATGATATTCAGCGTACTTATGAAATGATGAAGGCCTGTATGGTGGAGCTTGGGGTTCTTTAA
- a CDS encoding Lrp/AsnC family transcriptional regulator, with the protein MTLDTTDKKLLVLLQTDSKKTTKELSLKLNLSVTAVYERIKKLEREGIIKNYVALVDKTKIDKGFVVFCHLKLIQHTKEFLTKFESEVIKLNEVLECHHVSGDYDYILKVLVKDMEEYREFLVTKLTSLQHIGSTQSMFMISEVKNSTVIF; encoded by the coding sequence ATGACCTTAGACACCACCGATAAAAAACTCTTAGTTTTACTTCAAACCGACAGTAAAAAAACAACCAAAGAATTATCATTAAAACTTAATCTTTCGGTAACCGCGGTTTACGAACGCATTAAAAAGTTAGAGCGCGAAGGCATAATCAAAAATTATGTAGCGTTAGTAGATAAAACCAAAATTGATAAAGGCTTTGTCGTATTCTGTCACTTAAAACTCATTCAGCACACCAAAGAATTCTTAACCAAATTCGAAAGCGAAGTCATCAAACTAAACGAAGTTTTAGAATGCCATCACGTAAGTGGCGATTACGATTATATACTGAAAGTTTTAGTAAAAGACATGGAAGAATACAGGGAATTTCTGGTAACAAAACTAACCTCGCTGCAACATATTGGCAGTACGCAAAGTATGTTTATGATTAGTGAAGTGAAGAATTCGACGGTAATTTTTTAG